One uncultured Desulfuromusa sp. genomic window, ATTTAGAACCGCTGACAGAGCAATCTCCTGTTTTCAGCACCCTGTTAATAGCGGACGAAGATTAGTTATTCATCAAGCTTAATTTTTCCAGCGAGAAGATTTCTCTCTTCTCATGGGGCAGGACCATTTGATCTCATTGATAACAACGTCTACACCAGGAGAAGGTTTCGATGCTTAAGAAGTCAATCTGTCTGACTCTATTTATGTGTTGTTTGGCGCTGCCCGCGGCAGCAGCAAATCAATCAGGAGCTCTTTCCCTTTCACTTTTGCAGGGCAAACATCTCTTTGAGGGAAACCAATCCCTGGAAACTTCCAGATTCAGGGGTGTTGGTCTCGGCTACAATTTTACTGAAAACTGGTCGATTGAAGGTATCTATACCAAAGCTGTTGCAGATACAGATGATCCACCAACACCGGATACCAAGGTTGAAACTTATCGGCTGGATGTCCTTTACCACTTTCGACCGGACAAAAAATTTATCCCTTACGTCGCTGCTGGTATGGGTGCCATCTACTCATCCCCGGATGTTGGCGCCGACCGTGACCACTTGCTTGTCAATTACGGTGTCGGCTTTAAGTATTTCATCCTTGACAACCTGATTGCGCTCCGTGCTGATATCCGCCATTTAGTTGACATTCCAGAACCAGACAACAACCTCCAGTATACCCTCGGATTAACCTTTCAGCTTGGAAAAGCCATTCCGGCATCAGAGCCTGCCACCATGGCTGAATAACGCCATCTGCCTATGTTGCGACAGCGACGCATTTATAATGCGATACGGGAAATGTTCAGAGGATTCGTGAATGGTGACATGACAGGAGAGCGTAGCGACAAGGGACCTTGCAACTCGCGATCTTGCCACGTTTATTCAAATGTTTTCAATGCCTACAGGAGTAATTCCTTAACCTGCAACCCCGTAGCATTTTTGACCGGATACATAAAAATGAGAACAGTTCGGCCCGGGTAATCATGGAGATGGTAGAACACCGCAGCAAAATATTGAACCTTTCCTTTCCGATTCAGGTTCTCCCATTCCTGCCTAACCCGCACTCGTGCCGCTTTGCTTTCGTCCTCAGACAGCTCAGTATTAAAAAAAGCAGGAGCTGAACCGGCCACCACCCGCTGGTGATGTGCATAATCCCGCCCGAGGAGCTCGTGATACGCCAATAACTCATCATCACGGAAGCATTCCTGCAAATAACGATCAAAAGCCAGACACTGCCCCGTCAGAGACAGACTCTGCGAATAAAGGTCATTCTGCCGCCAGAATCTGTCCAAATCCTCCAGCAACAGGGACAGACGGGTAAAATGTGCGCTGAGTTTCTGCAGTAAAAACGAAAACCGACCGCTATTGACGAACAGATCCAACAAGCGTCCAATTCCACGTAACCGCTCCAGATCATCAAATCCAAGCTGCTTAGATTTCAGAATTGTATAAGGGGGGCTGGGATCATATTCAATTCCCCACGACTGCGCCTGCAATCTCAATGGTGCGCCCGGTAGCAATTTCACCGGTTCAATCTGTAGGTGATGAGCGCTCAAAGCAGAAACCCAATCAATCGATTGTAAAAATTGCGGATAATCCTCTCCCGGTAATCCCGCAATCAGATCCAGATGAAGATGGATATTGGTTCTCGTTCTTAGAAAATGGACATTGTCTGCCAACCGTTGTAGCGAGGCTTGACGACCGACATTCTGCAACGTTTCCGGAAGGGTCGATTGCACCCCGATTTCAAACTGAAACATCTCTTCTGGAACCTGTTCCAACAGCTCCAGCGTCT contains:
- a CDS encoding outer membrane beta-barrel domain-containing protein; the protein is MLKKSICLTLFMCCLALPAAAANQSGALSLSLLQGKHLFEGNQSLETSRFRGVGLGYNFTENWSIEGIYTKAVADTDDPPTPDTKVETYRLDVLYHFRPDKKFIPYVAAGMGAIYSSPDVGADRDHLLVNYGVGFKYFILDNLIALRADIRHLVDIPEPDNNLQYTLGLTFQLGKAIPASEPATMAE
- a CDS encoding DUF4080 domain-containing protein; protein product: MQTLLTTLHSKYIHASLALPCLAAYCGEESGEILIREYSVNEPKEILLAQIVACDADVICFSVYLWNRVATLELVSCLKRINPHIKIVLGGPEVSFESKHFFQHYPVDALICGEGETPLRALLIAWQQGQDLPPIAGLMTPAHPELTGLNLLESLDDIPSPFAAGLVDLTRGLVYYESSRGCPYTCSFCMSALDERVRSFSPERIKADLKILMDNRVAKIKFVDRTFNYNKQRTREIFDFILQHNHCSHFHFEIGAHLLDEETLELLEQVPEEMFQFEIGVQSTLPETLQNVGRQASLQRLADNVHFLRTRTNIHLHLDLIAGLPGEDYPQFLQSIDWVSALSAHHLQIEPVKLLPGAPLRLQAQSWGIEYDPSPPYTILKSKQLGFDDLERLRGIGRLLDLFVNSGRFSFLLQKLSAHFTRLSLLLEDLDRFWRQNDLYSQSLSLTGQCLAFDRYLQECFRDDELLAYHELLGRDYAHHQRVVAGSAPAFFNTELSEDESKAARVRVRQEWENLNRKGKVQYFAAVFYHLHDYPGRTVLIFMYPVKNATGLQVKELLL